One genomic segment of Pseudomonas fortuita includes these proteins:
- a CDS encoding OprO/OprP family phosphate-selective porin: MIRSSNMREKLLAAAIIGTFSSQAFSGTVTTDGADIVLKTKGGLEVSTSDKEFSFKLGGRVQADYGRFDGVFTKNGDTADAGYFRRAYLELGGVLYRDWKYQLNYDLSRNTGNDSDGYFDEASLTYTGFKPVQLRFGRFYTDFGLEKATSSKWTTAMERNLSYDLADWINDNAGMGVQATSTIADMAYVSGSVFSETNNNSDGDSTKRYNVRGVFAPLHSDGNVLHVGAQYAYRDLKNSAVDTRIRSRLGVRGVDTNGGGDAGTNGNRMLFGGAAAQDGLWKDDSVWGLEGAWATGPFSVQAEYLRRKLKADQANNDMKASGYYAQMAYTLTGEPRIYKLDGAKFDTIKPENKELGAWEVFYRFDDIKVEDGNLVTAADQSNERKAKSHTVGVNWYVNEAVKVSANYINVRTDNNENTVGDDSGNAIVTRLQYVF; encoded by the coding sequence ATGATCCGTTCTTCGAACATGCGGGAAAAGCTGTTGGCTGCCGCAATAATAGGCACATTTTCCTCGCAAGCATTCTCCGGAACAGTAACCACTGACGGAGCTGACATCGTTCTGAAGACCAAGGGCGGTCTTGAAGTATCGACTTCTGACAAGGAATTCAGTTTCAAACTGGGCGGCCGAGTTCAGGCCGACTACGGCCGTTTCGATGGTGTCTTCACCAAGAATGGCGATACCGCTGACGCAGGCTACTTCCGTCGCGCCTACCTTGAGCTCGGTGGCGTGCTGTACCGCGACTGGAAGTATCAGCTCAACTACGACCTTTCCCGCAACACGGGCAACGACTCCGACGGCTACTTCGACGAAGCCAGCCTGACCTACACGGGTTTCAAGCCGGTGCAACTGCGCTTTGGCCGTTTCTACACCGACTTCGGTCTTGAGAAAGCCACCAGTTCGAAGTGGACCACCGCCATGGAGCGGAACCTCTCGTACGACCTGGCGGACTGGATCAACGACAACGCCGGCATGGGTGTTCAAGCCACCAGCACCATCGCTGACATGGCTTATGTTTCCGGTAGCGTTTTCAGCGAAACCAATAACAACTCGGATGGCGACAGCACCAAGCGCTACAACGTACGTGGCGTGTTCGCACCGCTGCACAGTGATGGCAACGTCCTGCACGTCGGTGCTCAGTACGCTTACCGCGACCTCAAAAACAGTGCGGTCGATACCCGGATTCGTTCGCGTCTGGGCGTCCGCGGTGTAGATACCAATGGCGGCGGCGATGCCGGCACCAACGGCAACCGCATGCTGTTTGGCGGTGCTGCTGCACAAGATGGCCTGTGGAAGGACGACTCGGTCTGGGGTCTCGAAGGTGCCTGGGCCACCGGCCCGTTCTCGGTTCAAGCGGAATACCTTCGCCGCAAGCTGAAAGCTGACCAGGCCAACAACGACATGAAGGCCTCCGGTTACTACGCCCAGATGGCTTACACCCTGACCGGCGAGCCGCGTATCTACAAGCTCGATGGTGCCAAGTTCGACACTATCAAACCAGAGAACAAGGAACTGGGGGCCTGGGAAGTCTTCTACCGCTTTGACGATATCAAGGTCGAAGACGGCAACCTGGTCACCGCGGCGGACCAATCGAACGAGCGCAAGGCCAAGAGCCACACGGTGGGTGTGAACTGGTACGTCAACGAGGCGGTGAAAGTCAGTGCCAACTACATCAACGTGCGCACCGACAACAACGAGAACACCGTGGGCGACGACAGCGGCAATGCCATCGTGACCCGCCTGCAATACGTCTTCTGA
- a CDS encoding heavy metal response regulator transcription factor, whose protein sequence is MRVLVVEDEIKTAEYLQQGLSESGYVVDIVHNGVDALHLFNTNVYSLVLLDVNLPGIDGWDLLETIRKTSRVRIIMLTARGRINDKLKGLDGGADDYLVKPFEFPELLARIRSLQRRGDELVEKSSLKIADLELDSVRHRVFRGGTRIDLTTKEFALLHLLMSRTGEALTRSQIISLVWDMNFDCDTNVIDVAIRRLRSKIDDPFETKLIHTLRGVGYVFEERA, encoded by the coding sequence ATGCGCGTTCTAGTTGTGGAAGACGAAATTAAAACTGCCGAATATCTTCAGCAGGGCCTATCCGAAAGCGGGTATGTCGTAGATATCGTGCACAACGGTGTAGATGCTCTGCACTTGTTCAACACTAATGTCTATTCGTTGGTCCTCCTGGACGTGAACCTCCCGGGTATCGACGGCTGGGACCTGCTGGAAACCATCCGTAAGACCAGCCGGGTCCGCATCATCATGCTGACCGCCCGCGGACGCATCAATGACAAGCTCAAGGGCTTGGACGGCGGCGCGGATGACTACCTTGTGAAGCCATTCGAATTCCCTGAGCTGCTTGCTCGCATCCGTTCGCTGCAACGCCGTGGTGATGAGTTAGTCGAGAAGAGCTCGCTGAAAATTGCCGATCTGGAACTCGACTCCGTCCGCCATCGCGTCTTCCGCGGTGGCACACGCATCGATCTCACCACCAAGGAATTTGCGCTTCTGCACCTGCTCATGAGCCGAACGGGCGAAGCGCTGACTCGCTCTCAGATCATCTCGTTGGTCTGGGATATGAATTTCGATTGCGACACCAATGTCATCGATGTAGCCATCCGGCGCTTGCGCTCGAAGATCGATGACCCGTTTGAAACCAAGCTCATTCACACGCTTCGTGGCGTTGGGTACGTTTTTGAGGAACGCGCATGA
- a CDS encoding heavy metal sensor histidine kinase gives MRPFSLAAKLGLKVGLMSAALLLLFATFGYLMVGKALERNARADLEVKMAGMAHNLSTIPDISGVNADAHQLVDLVMGHNNLYVSIFDTSQNQTPLLSIGSKQVNLEVHKFQPAAQPKEHEWRDTQDRPLLSASRIMRLGDGTEVSVYMTMDQSSSEALLDALLTWALMMSPVILALILAIGWWTVRRGLLPLTKFLKIASKISTESLDHRLPTDGMPAELKMLADGINIMLARLDDGVQQLSQFSDDLAHELRAPLSNLMGKAQVALTRERSLSEYREVLESCTEELDRMSRMVSDMLFLAQVSHPASMVEFESVSLVDEVQRVCELFSISAEEGEIQLQISGSDDVVRGNRLMVQRAVSNLVSNAIRYCPRGRTVYVKVQHSASGTTLSVGNPGRGIAKEHHAHLFERFYRVDKSRARSEGGTGLGLAIVQSIMSLHQGSASVEVTEENFTWFHLHFPEAQQMQPAMTAA, from the coding sequence ATGAGGCCATTCAGCCTGGCTGCAAAGCTGGGGTTAAAAGTTGGGTTGATGAGCGCAGCGTTGCTGCTTCTGTTCGCCACCTTTGGCTATCTGATGGTAGGCAAGGCTCTGGAAAGAAATGCCAGAGCAGACCTGGAAGTAAAGATGGCGGGGATGGCTCACAACCTGTCCACCATCCCGGACATCTCCGGCGTCAACGCGGATGCGCATCAGCTTGTCGATTTGGTCATGGGCCACAACAACCTGTATGTGAGCATATTCGATACCTCACAGAATCAGACTCCCCTGCTCTCGATTGGCTCGAAACAGGTCAATCTGGAGGTGCACAAGTTTCAGCCGGCGGCCCAGCCCAAAGAGCACGAATGGCGTGATACGCAGGACCGTCCTCTGCTGAGTGCTTCTCGAATCATGCGTTTGGGCGATGGAACAGAGGTCAGCGTCTATATGACCATGGACCAGTCATCCAGTGAGGCGCTGCTCGATGCGTTGCTGACCTGGGCCTTGATGATGTCCCCCGTCATCCTCGCACTGATCTTGGCCATTGGCTGGTGGACTGTGCGCAGAGGCCTGCTACCACTGACCAAGTTCCTCAAGATCGCCTCGAAAATCTCAACCGAGAGCCTCGACCATCGCCTTCCAACTGATGGGATGCCGGCAGAACTCAAAATGCTCGCCGACGGCATCAACATCATGCTGGCTCGCCTGGATGATGGGGTTCAGCAGCTCTCGCAGTTTTCTGACGACCTTGCTCACGAACTTCGAGCACCGCTTTCCAACCTGATGGGCAAGGCCCAGGTTGCCTTGACCAGAGAACGATCGCTTTCCGAGTACCGGGAGGTTCTGGAGTCGTGCACAGAAGAGCTGGACCGCATGAGCCGCATGGTTTCCGACATGCTGTTCTTGGCCCAGGTCAGTCATCCAGCATCAATGGTGGAGTTCGAATCCGTCTCCTTGGTCGACGAGGTTCAGCGAGTGTGCGAGCTCTTCAGCATTTCAGCAGAAGAAGGCGAGATTCAGCTGCAGATCTCCGGCAGTGATGACGTGGTGCGCGGGAATCGCCTGATGGTTCAACGTGCCGTCTCGAATCTGGTCTCGAACGCGATCCGTTACTGCCCTCGCGGCCGCACGGTCTACGTTAAGGTGCAGCATAGTGCGAGCGGTACGACGTTGAGTGTCGGCAACCCCGGCCGTGGTATTGCCAAGGAACACCACGCGCACTTGTTTGAGCGGTTCTACCGTGTGGACAAGAGCCGAGCACGGAGCGAAGGCGGTACCGGTCTTGGCTTGGCCATTGTGCAGTCGATCATGAGTCTGCACCAGGGATCGGCGAGCGTGGAGGTGACCGAAGAAAACTTCACCTGGTTCCACCTTCACTTTCCGGAAGCCCAGCAAATGCAGCCGGCAATGACCGCCGCTTAA
- a CDS encoding LysR family transcriptional regulator produces MVTQNETYTSSVVPYSPDILDDLPIDDQLAVEFFATARCASFKQAARGLNVPVVGLRKRLEKLEEHIGAPVFVYKHNKLALTRTGERVSHYLCQLFGPDGLGKSGEKEVPRLTIAITEPVLNDIVNRDLVAYVRDHAEMQLEIHSECTTQMLSECEVDVGIALVSPDDKGALDRHPTYRFERLGRIGHALFISSRYSRSVTLPVESLDLHNFMLVVPWDEEILAGSRKWASIMAEHQGGTTRVKSYNLSRGLVVGGACIGVLPDYSRKLERNILPVPGFLDDLEEKDVYLVIKTKLVRNPQVLEIRRLIKKSFFDKKDWLVR; encoded by the coding sequence ATGGTTACACAAAATGAAACATATACAAGCAGCGTTGTTCCTTACAGCCCTGACATATTGGATGATTTGCCAATTGATGATCAGCTGGCCGTAGAGTTTTTCGCAACAGCACGTTGTGCCAGTTTCAAACAGGCTGCCCGAGGGCTCAATGTGCCAGTGGTAGGCCTGCGGAAACGCTTGGAGAAACTGGAAGAGCACATTGGTGCTCCCGTGTTTGTCTACAAACACAACAAGCTTGCCCTGACCCGCACAGGCGAGAGGGTCAGCCATTACCTGTGCCAGCTCTTCGGCCCAGACGGCCTTGGCAAGTCCGGTGAAAAGGAAGTCCCCAGGCTTACCATCGCGATCACAGAGCCAGTGCTGAACGACATCGTAAACCGCGATCTAGTCGCCTACGTGCGTGATCATGCCGAAATGCAGCTGGAAATCCATTCAGAATGCACAACGCAGATGCTTTCTGAGTGTGAAGTCGATGTGGGTATCGCTTTGGTGAGCCCAGATGATAAAGGCGCGCTTGATCGCCATCCTACGTATAGGTTTGAAAGGCTTGGCCGGATTGGGCACGCCCTGTTCATTTCCAGCCGCTATTCAAGAAGCGTCACCCTTCCAGTGGAGAGCTTGGATTTGCACAACTTCATGCTCGTTGTCCCTTGGGATGAAGAGATCTTGGCGGGCTCACGAAAGTGGGCATCGATAATGGCTGAGCATCAGGGCGGTACCACTCGGGTCAAGAGCTACAACCTATCACGAGGCCTTGTCGTTGGCGGTGCGTGTATTGGAGTGCTGCCCGACTACAGCCGAAAACTGGAGAGAAATATCCTACCCGTGCCGGGTTTCCTGGACGACCTGGAGGAGAAAGATGTCTATCTTGTTATCAAAACGAAGCTTGTCCGCAATCCGCAGGTTTTGGAAATTCGAAGATTGATCAAGAAGAGCTTCTTTGATAAGAAGGACTGGCTTGTTCGGTAA
- a CDS encoding heavy metal translocating P-type ATPase, translating into MKSLLERPDDQAGHEGHSHEHGGIFGMNTELIFALICGALLGAGALAGKLGLIDRLPLILYVSAYVFGGWFTTKEAVTNIRQKRFEIDSLMLLAAVGAASIGAWAEGALLLFLFSLGHSLESYAMGRAKKAIEALSKLAPATAIVRRANGTVEMPVELLVPGDVVIVRPNDRLPADGFVVVGSSSINQAPVTGESVPVDKQPVPDAELARSKPDAVDAASKVFAGTINGETLIEVEVTRRSTESTLARVIKMVSEAEVRKSPTQRFTDRFQRIFVPLVLLLVVGLLFAGIFLDEPFRDSFYRAMAVLVAASPCALAIATPSAILSGIARAARGGVLIKGGAPLEELGSLNAMAFDKTGTLTEGRPRITDVIPIGGTQIEDLLNVAIAVESMSDHPLAAAIVRDGEEMIGTRRRFQAKNMSNMIGRGVRAELDGQFVWIGKVEMFGTNGIPALSKAALEAAERLRQSGRTTMVVRRADKDLGAIGLLDTPREGAKEALQKLREMGIERMVMISGDHNRVAEAVAKQVGLDEAWGDLMPEDKVKAIKNLRLSAKVAMVGDGVNDAPAMASSSVGIAMGAAGSDVALETADIALMADDIRQLPFAVGLSRHTRSIIHQNLFVSLGIVAILVPSTIMGLSIGAAVAIHEGSTLLVVFNALRLLAYRRST; encoded by the coding sequence ATGAAGAGTTTGCTTGAACGCCCTGATGACCAAGCCGGGCATGAAGGTCATAGCCATGAGCATGGCGGCATTTTTGGAATGAACACAGAGCTGATTTTCGCGCTGATCTGTGGTGCTCTCCTGGGTGCCGGAGCTCTCGCAGGAAAACTTGGCCTGATTGATCGTCTGCCTCTGATTCTGTACGTGTCGGCCTACGTGTTCGGTGGATGGTTCACCACTAAGGAAGCGGTTACCAACATCCGTCAGAAACGCTTCGAGATCGACTCGCTGATGCTTCTCGCCGCAGTCGGTGCCGCGAGCATCGGCGCCTGGGCGGAGGGGGCTCTGCTGCTGTTCCTGTTCAGTCTGGGGCATTCCCTTGAAAGCTACGCGATGGGGCGGGCCAAGAAAGCGATTGAGGCACTGTCCAAGCTCGCACCAGCCACCGCGATCGTACGCAGAGCAAATGGCACGGTGGAGATGCCCGTGGAGCTGCTGGTTCCCGGTGACGTTGTCATCGTGCGCCCCAATGACCGCCTGCCGGCCGATGGTTTTGTAGTCGTAGGCTCCTCAAGTATCAACCAGGCGCCAGTAACCGGTGAGAGCGTCCCCGTGGACAAGCAACCTGTTCCTGATGCCGAACTCGCACGCAGCAAGCCAGATGCAGTGGATGCAGCCTCGAAAGTCTTCGCCGGTACCATCAATGGCGAAACGCTCATCGAGGTTGAGGTAACACGGCGCTCTACGGAGAGTACCTTGGCGCGGGTCATCAAGATGGTCAGTGAAGCCGAAGTCAGGAAGTCACCGACCCAGCGATTCACGGACCGCTTCCAACGCATATTCGTCCCGTTGGTTTTACTGCTGGTAGTCGGGCTGCTATTTGCCGGCATTTTCCTTGACGAGCCGTTCCGTGACTCGTTCTACCGGGCGATGGCCGTACTGGTTGCAGCCAGCCCCTGCGCGCTCGCGATCGCTACACCAAGCGCCATTCTCTCTGGCATCGCCAGGGCAGCCCGAGGTGGCGTGCTGATCAAGGGCGGTGCGCCACTTGAAGAGCTTGGATCATTGAATGCCATGGCATTCGACAAGACCGGTACCCTGACCGAAGGGCGCCCACGTATCACCGATGTAATACCCATAGGCGGCACGCAGATCGAGGATCTGCTAAACGTCGCCATCGCTGTGGAGTCGATGAGCGACCATCCGCTGGCTGCGGCAATTGTGCGTGACGGTGAAGAGATGATTGGCACACGGCGCCGATTCCAAGCCAAGAACATGAGCAACATGATTGGCCGCGGCGTGCGTGCTGAGCTTGATGGGCAGTTCGTCTGGATTGGCAAGGTCGAGATGTTCGGTACCAATGGTATTCCCGCACTCAGCAAGGCAGCCCTGGAGGCTGCGGAGCGTCTACGTCAGTCAGGCCGTACCACCATGGTGGTACGGCGTGCTGACAAGGATCTGGGCGCTATCGGGCTATTGGACACACCCCGGGAGGGGGCCAAAGAGGCACTCCAGAAGCTTAGAGAGATGGGCATCGAACGCATGGTCATGATTTCTGGAGACCACAACCGCGTTGCAGAGGCTGTAGCCAAACAAGTTGGCTTAGATGAAGCGTGGGGAGACCTGATGCCGGAAGACAAGGTCAAGGCCATCAAAAACCTGCGCCTTAGCGCCAAGGTGGCCATGGTGGGTGACGGCGTCAATGATGCCCCTGCCATGGCCAGTTCGAGCGTTGGTATCGCAATGGGGGCTGCTGGATCTGATGTTGCCCTGGAAACGGCTGATATCGCGCTTATGGCTGACGACATCAGGCAACTCCCATTTGCGGTGGGGCTGAGCCGTCACACGCGATCGATCATCCACCAGAATCTGTTCGTCAGCTTGGGGATTGTGGCCATCCTGGTTCCGTCCACCATCATGGGCTTGAGCATTGGTGCCGCTGTTGCGATCCATGAGGGCTCCACACTGTTGGTCGTCTTCAACGCCTTGCGCCTGTTGGCCTACCGCAGAAGCACCTGA
- a CDS encoding ArnT family glycosyltransferase, whose translation MLNLKNERTLWWVLGSILLLRLVGLGIYPLMDTSEARYAEMARKMVELNDWITPMFDYGVPFWGKPPLSFWTQAASMTVFGVNEFAARFPAWLLHLASCFIIIKLGTQQISRNAGIWAAIIFSSTTLGLVSSGVVLTDPVLSFSILLASYGFWRWMKCASKADAYLMFAGLGLGLLAKGPLTLVLMGAPAFAWFVIYKEWGRVLRLPWISGLVLMFGISVPWYVAAEMKTPGFMEYFFVGEHWSRYVVSNWAGDLYGSAHAKPYGSIWIQLGLSLLPWALFLPLLIRKRGSMQRFQAYLWLWALATPVFFTFAGNILWTYLLPALPAWALLLSARVSEVSPKTTWAAAASALVLPIIGAGIIYAGVLEERPQNQRDVVQAWLNVQSAHSAPLIYPGRRSYSSEFYSSGKSENIKDPAKWPRDGSFYLSRRLRDSKDGLPADLACTSITEANASQLLLCHWKRPAQGAEGLAGESNAETPRKNEG comes from the coding sequence ATGCTGAACCTGAAGAACGAGAGGACGCTGTGGTGGGTCCTGGGTTCGATTTTGCTATTGCGTTTGGTGGGGCTGGGCATCTACCCGCTGATGGACACATCTGAGGCCCGTTACGCTGAAATGGCTCGCAAGATGGTCGAGTTGAATGACTGGATCACGCCCATGTTCGACTACGGGGTACCGTTCTGGGGCAAGCCTCCGTTGTCCTTCTGGACCCAGGCCGCGAGCATGACGGTCTTCGGCGTTAACGAGTTCGCTGCGCGCTTCCCAGCGTGGCTACTCCACCTGGCAAGCTGTTTCATCATCATCAAACTCGGCACGCAGCAGATTTCTCGTAACGCCGGCATCTGGGCTGCCATTATTTTTTCCAGCACCACACTTGGCCTGGTCTCCAGCGGTGTTGTGCTGACTGACCCTGTTTTGTCGTTCTCGATTCTGCTGGCCAGCTACGGTTTCTGGCGTTGGATGAAGTGCGCCAGCAAGGCGGATGCCTACCTGATGTTCGCAGGTCTCGGGCTGGGCTTGCTTGCCAAAGGGCCGCTGACCCTGGTGCTTATGGGGGCGCCGGCATTCGCCTGGTTCGTTATCTACAAGGAATGGGGACGGGTACTGAGGCTTCCCTGGATTAGCGGCCTTGTACTCATGTTCGGTATATCCGTGCCATGGTATGTCGCGGCCGAGATGAAAACGCCCGGCTTCATGGAGTACTTCTTCGTTGGTGAGCACTGGAGCCGCTACGTCGTCAGTAACTGGGCAGGGGACCTCTATGGTAGTGCTCATGCCAAGCCGTACGGCAGCATCTGGATCCAGCTCGGATTGTCGCTACTGCCATGGGCCTTGTTTCTACCACTGTTGATCCGCAAGCGTGGATCGATGCAGCGCTTCCAAGCCTACCTCTGGCTGTGGGCCTTGGCGACACCGGTCTTCTTCACATTTGCAGGCAACATTCTGTGGACCTACCTGCTACCCGCGCTGCCAGCGTGGGCATTGCTGCTGTCTGCACGGGTCAGCGAAGTTAGCCCGAAGACCACCTGGGCTGCCGCTGCGAGCGCATTGGTGTTGCCAATCATCGGTGCGGGCATCATCTACGCCGGGGTACTAGAGGAGCGCCCTCAGAATCAGCGGGATGTGGTTCAAGCCTGGCTCAATGTGCAGTCTGCTCATTCCGCTCCCCTGATCTATCCTGGCCGCCGCTCATACTCGTCGGAGTTTTACAGCAGCGGGAAGTCCGAGAACATCAAGGATCCTGCCAAGTGGCCGCGGGATGGCTCGTTCTATCTGTCCAGGCGCTTGCGAGACAGCAAGGATGGTCTGCCCGCTGATCTAGCTTGCACATCGATCACCGAAGCGAACGCCAGCCAGCTCCTGCTGTGCCATTGGAAACGCCCCGCACAAGGTGCCGAGGGTCTGGCCGGAGAAAGCAATGCGGAAACGCCTCGCAAGAACGAAGGCTAA
- a CDS encoding DUF2790 domain-containing protein has product MNTTVSAIAVFLLFTSLTANAQSGMEINKRIERTAREATADYAQRVKKPMPQLEDYAYGMDLDVDKLVYVSPSVRYCGNVRSMMTYEDSKGELHMVRYLVKGECVNSR; this is encoded by the coding sequence ATGAACACTACTGTATCAGCGATCGCCGTGTTTTTGCTCTTTACATCACTAACAGCCAATGCCCAAAGCGGTATGGAGATCAATAAACGCATCGAGCGTACTGCTAGAGAGGCTACAGCGGATTATGCTCAACGCGTAAAAAAGCCCATGCCTCAACTAGAAGACTACGCCTATGGCATGGACCTGGACGTTGATAAGTTGGTGTATGTATCACCCAGTGTGCGGTACTGCGGTAATGTAAGAAGCATGATGACCTACGAAGACTCGAAAGGCGAACTGCACATGGTTCGCTACCTGGTGAAGGGCGAGTGTGTTAATAGCCGTTAA
- a CDS encoding DUF2790 domain-containing protein has product MKKLIIAAALVVFSVASQANTFSESKQLQYTKEHQTAVAKYAEKNGKPMPEIQDYKYGMKIDVAKFVRQSQDPRTCQVYPRLMTFEDSQGTLKTVRYSMYSQCINNK; this is encoded by the coding sequence ATGAAAAAGCTAATTATCGCTGCTGCACTTGTTGTTTTCTCGGTGGCTTCGCAGGCCAACACTTTCTCCGAGAGCAAGCAGCTTCAATACACCAAGGAACACCAGACCGCAGTGGCCAAGTACGCGGAGAAAAATGGCAAGCCAATGCCAGAGATTCAGGATTACAAATATGGCATGAAGATAGACGTTGCGAAATTCGTACGTCAGTCGCAGGACCCCCGTACCTGCCAGGTCTATCCACGGTTGATGACCTTCGAGGACTCCCAGGGCACGCTCAAGACTGTTCGTTACTCGATGTATTCGCAATGCATCAACAACAAGTAG
- a CDS encoding glycosyltransferase family 2 protein, producing the protein MQTLHRFPERPDPLLTIVVPCFQEEETIPEFHQRITRVVKRLPVSCEILYVDDGSNDRTADILRHYQDGSSVRCLSLSRNFGKEAALSAGIDHARGSALIFIDVDLQDPPELIAAMVDYWQRGYDVVNMQRNLRIGDSWFKRMSARAYYWVMQRLVEKVDMPADVSDFRLIGPAPLAALRALDERSRILKGMIGWVGFRTIELPYNRTVRHAGSTKWNAAGLFNLAIESIVSFSRKPLRIFSLISFGLFVSSICYMLASLVAGSFDIHHLIVGMASFMCVGVAMVGEYLGVTLAEVKRRPLYFLKHSNKADPVSLHPSMASIEGKKC; encoded by the coding sequence ATGCAGACATTACATCGCTTTCCCGAGCGCCCTGATCCCTTGTTAACCATCGTGGTCCCTTGCTTCCAGGAAGAGGAAACCATCCCCGAGTTCCACCAGCGAATCACCCGCGTGGTGAAGCGCTTACCCGTCTCCTGCGAAATCCTCTATGTCGACGACGGCAGTAATGACCGGACGGCCGACATTCTTCGCCACTATCAGGATGGGTCATCTGTACGTTGCCTGTCCCTGAGTCGCAACTTCGGCAAAGAGGCTGCACTGAGCGCCGGGATAGACCATGCCCGTGGCAGTGCGCTGATCTTCATTGATGTCGACCTGCAGGATCCACCAGAGCTCATCGCGGCCATGGTGGACTACTGGCAACGCGGCTACGACGTGGTGAACATGCAGCGCAACCTGAGAATCGGTGATTCGTGGTTCAAGCGCATGAGTGCCCGGGCTTACTACTGGGTCATGCAGCGCCTGGTGGAGAAGGTGGACATGCCGGCCGATGTCAGCGATTTCCGATTGATTGGGCCTGCGCCGCTGGCAGCCCTGCGGGCCCTGGATGAACGCTCCAGGATTCTCAAAGGCATGATCGGCTGGGTAGGCTTTCGTACCATCGAACTGCCCTACAATCGCACTGTTCGCCATGCCGGGAGCACCAAATGGAATGCAGCTGGCCTGTTCAATCTGGCCATCGAGAGCATCGTCAGCTTCTCTCGCAAACCACTGCGCATTTTCAGCCTCATCAGTTTCGGTCTTTTCGTCTCCAGCATCTGCTACATGCTTGCGTCGCTTGTGGCAGGCAGTTTCGACATCCATCACCTGATCGTCGGAATGGCTTCATTCATGTGCGTCGGTGTCGCCATGGTGGGGGAGTACCTGGGCGTGACACTCGCGGAAGTGAAGCGCCGGCCTCTCTATTTCCTGAAGCACAGCAACAAGGCAGATCCCGTGTCACTCCACCCTTCGATGGCTTCGATCGAGGGTAAGAAATGCTGA
- a CDS encoding GtrA family protein codes for MENQTPPLTTLLIRYLGIGFIATGVHYAVFLLLVTTEFVTPLLASICGGMVGAIASFIGNRALCFVADGSRKFQPVRFALVALTTNFGNGVGMWFLIKSNLSPLISQVVVTLSLTALGFIAHRFWTFNHADITSLSRAP; via the coding sequence ATGGAAAATCAAACCCCACCTCTTACTACCTTACTGATTCGTTATCTGGGGATCGGCTTCATAGCAACGGGAGTCCATTATGCGGTGTTCCTATTGCTGGTTACGACAGAATTCGTTACTCCGTTACTGGCCAGTATCTGTGGCGGCATGGTTGGCGCAATCGCGAGCTTCATTGGAAATAGGGCGCTCTGTTTTGTGGCAGATGGCTCTCGTAAGTTTCAGCCTGTCAGGTTTGCACTGGTCGCGTTAACCACAAACTTCGGCAATGGCGTGGGTATGTGGTTCCTCATCAAGTCGAATCTGTCACCGCTCATCTCCCAAGTCGTAGTGACCTTAAGCCTCACTGCACTTGGATTCATTGCACATCGTTTTTGGACATTCAATCATGCAGACATTACATCGCTTTCCCGAGCGCCCTGA